In Amycolatopsis jiangsuensis, the following proteins share a genomic window:
- a CDS encoding fasciclin domain-containing protein, whose amino-acid sequence MNKIRVAGIGLTAVTAIALSACSSGDEASSGDSSSSSAPAPSSSAPASSSAAGGDGVTTNADVFGPACSKLPQGNEPGSLDSMGPQPVASAASTNPLLTKLVAAVKATSLVDTLNSQPAITVFAPADAAFDELGDAKFNELAKAPDQLAPILQYHVLGKRYDAKGLSAAGSVDSLNTAGGPVKIEGSGENMTVNGAKVLCGNIPTKNATVFVIDKVLTPGTNK is encoded by the coding sequence GTGAACAAGATCCGTGTCGCCGGTATCGGCCTCACCGCGGTCACCGCGATCGCCCTGTCCGCCTGCAGCAGCGGCGACGAGGCCTCGTCCGGTGACAGCTCCAGCAGCAGCGCGCCCGCCCCGTCGTCCTCGGCCCCGGCCTCCAGCAGCGCCGCCGGCGGCGACGGTGTGACCACCAACGCCGACGTGTTCGGACCGGCCTGCTCGAAGCTGCCGCAGGGCAACGAGCCGGGTTCGCTGGACTCGATGGGCCCGCAGCCGGTCGCCAGCGCCGCGTCGACGAACCCGCTGCTGACGAAGCTGGTCGCCGCGGTCAAGGCCACCAGCCTGGTCGACACCCTCAACAGCCAGCCCGCGATCACCGTGTTCGCCCCGGCCGACGCCGCCTTCGACGAGCTCGGCGACGCGAAGTTCAACGAGCTGGCCAAGGCCCCCGACCAGCTCGCGCCGATCCTGCAGTACCACGTCCTCGGCAAGCGCTACGACGCCAAGGGCCTGTCCGCCGCCGGTTCGGTGGACTCGCTCAACACCGCGGGCGGCCCGGTCAAGATCGAGGGCAGCGGCGAGAACATGACCGTCAACGGCGCGAAGGTCCTCTGCGGCAACATCCCCACCAAGAACGCCACGGTCTTCGTGATCGACAAGGTCCTCACCCCCGGCACCAACAAGTAA
- a CDS encoding anti-sigma factor, protein MSTADLHTLAGAYVLDAVTDRERAAFARHLDECLTCAHEVAEFRETAAVLGAAATDPVPDGLRARVVSAVTATRQLPPEVDAAPAFAERGPRSWRKRAGGGIAAVAAATALLAGGISIGMQENDSGTTQVAAPADVRSAPDATTVHADGAGGAAGATLSRRMGLVTVEVQRLPELAGGQAYQLWLIGPRGSQSAGLVHASEGTVSAALPPDTDRIAVTAEPATGSPQPTTAPILLLGLV, encoded by the coding sequence ATGAGCACCGCCGACCTGCACACCCTCGCGGGTGCTTACGTACTGGACGCGGTCACCGATCGCGAGCGCGCCGCCTTCGCCCGGCACCTCGACGAATGTCTCACCTGCGCGCACGAGGTCGCCGAATTCCGCGAGACGGCGGCGGTGCTGGGCGCTGCCGCCACGGATCCGGTGCCGGACGGGCTTCGTGCCCGGGTGGTCTCCGCGGTCACCGCGACCCGGCAGCTCCCGCCCGAAGTGGATGCCGCCCCGGCGTTCGCCGAGCGCGGACCGCGTTCCTGGCGCAAGCGCGCCGGGGGCGGGATCGCGGCGGTGGCCGCCGCGACGGCATTGCTGGCCGGCGGCATCAGCATCGGTATGCAGGAGAACGATTCCGGCACGACGCAGGTAGCCGCTCCCGCCGACGTCCGGTCGGCGCCGGACGCGACGACGGTGCACGCCGACGGCGCCGGCGGTGCCGCCGGTGCGACGTTGTCCCGGCGAATGGGTCTGGTGACCGTCGAGGTCCAGCGCCTGCCGGAGCTCGCCGGCGGGCAGGCCTACCAGCTGTGGCTGATCGGCCCGCGCGGCTCGCAGTCGGCGGGTCTGGTGCACGCGAGCGAAGGGACGGTCAGCGCGGCGCTTCCGCCGGACACCGACCGGATCGCGGTGACCGCCGAACCGGCCACCGGATCGCCCCAGCCGACCACCGCGCCGATCCTGCTGCTCGGTCTCGTCTGA
- a CDS encoding YbaB/EbfC family nucleoid-associated protein has translation MVDRVQAELAAEAADGERLAERIRRVQGGLAGITGTAESDDGLVSVTVDVRGAVTEVWLDPRIYRSPDSAALAEVIVRTCRAAADSAQRQAFDASVSVLPPDAVPGETDLAFDPVLYGLAREASR, from the coding sequence ATGGTGGACCGGGTACAGGCGGAGCTGGCGGCCGAGGCCGCCGACGGCGAGCGGCTGGCCGAGCGGATCCGGCGGGTCCAGGGTGGACTGGCCGGGATCACCGGCACTGCCGAGTCCGACGACGGGCTGGTCAGCGTGACCGTCGACGTGCGTGGTGCGGTGACCGAGGTGTGGCTCGACCCGCGGATCTATCGCAGTCCCGACTCGGCCGCGCTGGCCGAGGTGATCGTACGCACCTGTCGCGCGGCCGCGGATTCCGCGCAGCGGCAGGCGTTCGACGCCTCGGTGTCGGTGCTGCCGCCGGACGCGGTGCCCGGCGAGACCGATCTCGCGTTCGACCCGGTGCTGTACGGGCTCGCCCGGGAGGCCTCGCGATGA
- a CDS encoding WXG100-like domain-containing protein, with product MIPEPANELYAAVKAMANPWPPDNEEFAQQLGAAWQTVGDSATKASTQVSALQQGLASMWRDEAGAGFGARLSGGVMSLQQIGQSSAQLAASAIRYAQVLVEIKTAITKTIAANLPTFLQLGSPLAGQAGAAQQRAMVAEIAAALRAMVEAKAAELGGATPPPPPGKDKDDGVLGSVAKWAGAASAVAGFAALFPPLTPFAAPVAALTGGVALVAHGIIASQDPTNGGKWVDVGSDALGLVPGVKAVGGVVKAVPELATTVDAIKSTVDIGLQAPGLIAEYSDSPEVAAHEKETQMGSLASNVFGAIKAVR from the coding sequence ATGATTCCCGAACCTGCGAACGAGCTGTACGCCGCGGTGAAGGCCATGGCGAACCCGTGGCCACCGGACAACGAGGAATTCGCACAGCAACTCGGTGCGGCCTGGCAGACCGTCGGCGATTCCGCGACCAAGGCGAGCACCCAGGTCAGTGCCCTCCAGCAGGGACTGGCTTCGATGTGGCGGGACGAGGCCGGCGCGGGCTTCGGCGCGCGGCTTTCCGGCGGCGTGATGTCGTTGCAGCAGATCGGTCAGTCCTCGGCCCAGCTGGCCGCCTCGGCGATCCGTTACGCGCAGGTGCTCGTCGAGATCAAGACCGCGATCACCAAGACGATCGCGGCCAACCTGCCCACTTTCCTGCAGCTCGGCAGTCCGCTGGCCGGTCAGGCGGGTGCGGCGCAGCAGCGGGCGATGGTGGCCGAGATCGCCGCCGCGCTGCGGGCGATGGTCGAGGCCAAGGCCGCCGAACTGGGCGGTGCCACGCCCCCGCCGCCGCCCGGAAAGGACAAGGACGACGGCGTGCTGGGCTCGGTCGCCAAATGGGCCGGAGCAGCCTCCGCGGTCGCCGGCTTCGCCGCGCTCTTCCCGCCCTTGACGCCGTTCGCGGCCCCGGTCGCGGCGTTGACCGGCGGGGTGGCACTCGTCGCGCACGGCATCATCGCGAGCCAGGACCCGACGAACGGCGGGAAATGGGTCGACGTCGGCAGCGACGCCTTGGGCCTCGTCCCCGGCGTCAAAGCCGTCGGTGGTGTGGTCAAGGCGGTGCCGGAGCTGGCCACCACCGTGGACGCGATCAAGAGCACGGTGGACATCGGCCTGCAGGCGCCGGGCCTCATCGCGGAGTACAGCGACAGCCCGGAGGTCGCCGCACACGAGAAGGAAACGCAAATGGGGTCGCTCGCCTCCAATGTGTTCGGCGCGATCAAGGCGGTGCGCTGA
- a CDS encoding CPBP family intramembrane glutamic endopeptidase, whose protein sequence is MRPTSAPAELPDVTKRRPGWPETLAAAVVYVLCYLVGPPVISALTQDAPVPSGLAFAALSGVMGLLAFFAAFFLRIRSWAAFNVRAIPARWVFFSIGFGLLAFLLVRLVATIVVAITGSTSGDPQGGYQAAANGGPLALILQLLFIAVLTPLGEEFAFRGVLSTALTRFGPWVSVLGSTVIFALAHGINLALIPALVVGAINGILLVRTKSVWPGVIVHAVSNGVGALLSAVLG, encoded by the coding sequence ATGCGTCCCACCTCTGCCCCGGCCGAACTGCCCGACGTGACCAAGCGGCGTCCCGGCTGGCCGGAAACGCTCGCCGCCGCCGTGGTCTACGTCCTGTGCTACCTCGTGGGCCCGCCGGTCATCAGCGCACTCACCCAGGACGCGCCGGTGCCGAGCGGCCTCGCCTTCGCGGCACTGTCCGGGGTGATGGGCCTGCTCGCGTTCTTCGCGGCCTTCTTCCTGCGAATCCGCTCGTGGGCGGCGTTCAACGTCCGCGCCATCCCCGCCCGGTGGGTCTTCTTCTCGATCGGGTTCGGGCTACTCGCCTTCCTGCTGGTCCGGCTGGTGGCCACGATCGTCGTGGCGATCACCGGGAGCACCAGCGGTGATCCGCAGGGCGGCTACCAGGCCGCGGCCAACGGCGGCCCGCTCGCGCTGATCCTGCAGCTGCTGTTCATCGCCGTGCTCACGCCGCTGGGCGAGGAGTTCGCGTTCCGCGGGGTGCTTTCCACCGCGCTGACCCGGTTCGGCCCGTGGGTCAGCGTGCTGGGCAGCACGGTGATCTTCGCGCTCGCCCACGGCATCAACCTGGCACTGATCCCCGCGCTCGTGGTCGGCGCGATCAACGGAATCCTGCTGGTGCGCACCAAGTCGGTGTGGCCGGGGGTCATCGTGCACGCGGTCAGCAACGGGGTGGGCGCGCTGCTGAGCGCGGTGCTCGGCTGA
- a CDS encoding small multi-drug export protein yields MIENLQHFVGAWPGALQWIGVALVAFVPFVESYLGSVIGVVIGVHPIAAVICAVLGNIAVMVAIAFITDSLRKRATRDKDREPRPGRARARKLFDRFGVPGVALLGHPTQISTAALIAFGAPRTKVIVWELISIVLWGAVTTTFAAFGISALA; encoded by the coding sequence ATGATCGAGAACCTGCAACACTTCGTCGGAGCATGGCCGGGCGCCTTGCAGTGGATCGGCGTCGCGCTGGTCGCGTTCGTCCCGTTCGTGGAGAGCTACCTCGGCAGCGTCATCGGCGTCGTGATCGGCGTCCATCCGATCGCCGCGGTGATCTGCGCCGTACTCGGCAACATCGCCGTGATGGTCGCCATCGCCTTCATCACCGACTCCCTGCGCAAACGCGCGACGCGGGACAAGGACCGCGAGCCCCGGCCGGGCCGGGCTCGCGCCCGCAAGCTGTTCGACCGTTTCGGCGTACCGGGCGTGGCACTGCTCGGGCACCCGACGCAGATCTCGACTGCCGCACTCATCGCGTTCGGCGCTCCCCGCACCAAGGTGATCGTCTGGGAGCTGATCTCGATCGTGCTCTGGGGTGCGGTCACCACGACGTTCGCCGCCTTCGGCATCTCCGCGCTGGCCTGA
- a CDS encoding TetR/AcrR family transcriptional regulator, which translates to MVTREEIVLAALRLVAARGMGSLSVRRVAAEAGVGATTLRHHFPTQAQLHLAVAERLVHGPVEDLSIADDERDPAERLSECLVQFAPADGRTPAVQGWFELQRMSAGADAVPGARVIVESARRSTAERLRRWLTVLAGRGHLAIEEVDGQVATALTLLDGLRVHALLSPGSGDRETAGRVLRWFAEQVVGARPAAYR; encoded by the coding sequence ATGGTCACCAGGGAAGAGATCGTGCTGGCCGCACTCCGGCTGGTGGCGGCGCGGGGGATGGGTTCGCTGAGCGTCCGCCGAGTCGCGGCCGAGGCAGGCGTGGGTGCGACGACCCTGCGGCATCATTTTCCGACGCAGGCGCAGTTGCATCTGGCCGTGGCGGAGCGGCTGGTCCACGGGCCGGTCGAGGACCTGTCGATCGCCGATGACGAGCGTGATCCGGCGGAGCGGCTGTCCGAATGCCTGGTCCAGTTCGCTCCCGCGGACGGCCGGACGCCCGCGGTCCAGGGCTGGTTCGAGCTGCAGCGGATGTCGGCGGGAGCGGACGCCGTTCCCGGCGCGCGCGTCATCGTCGAGAGCGCGCGACGGTCAACGGCCGAACGGCTGCGCCGATGGCTGACCGTTCTGGCCGGACGGGGGCATCTCGCGATCGAGGAGGTCGACGGCCAGGTGGCCACCGCGTTGACACTGCTCGACGGGCTCCGCGTGCACGCACTGCTGTCTCCGGGCTCCGGTGACCGGGAGACCGCGGGCAGAGTGCTGCGCTGGTTCGCCGAGCAGGTGGTCGGCGCCCGGCCCGCGGCTTACCGCTGA
- a CDS encoding TetR/AcrR family transcriptional regulator, with amino-acid sequence MVGNADKRQHILDVATRLAGTDGLRGLSVRSVASAAGIGATTLRAYFPSQALLYQAVAEQLVSFALSDDPIHDTSKPPVDRLYASLRQFLPVPANRRGSLLLWLELLTLALGPDANDEVLQMMLSGREESVAIARRWFTALAEDGCTLRDTPEALAGRFSTLVDGLQLGLLFDQEEAALDRAEDMLRWFAEQSLVTPADENAGQR; translated from the coding sequence ATGGTGGGCAACGCGGACAAACGCCAGCACATCCTCGACGTCGCGACGCGGCTGGCCGGCACCGACGGGCTCCGCGGCCTGAGCGTGCGGTCGGTCGCGTCCGCGGCGGGGATCGGTGCGACGACGTTGCGGGCCTACTTCCCGTCGCAGGCGTTGCTCTATCAGGCGGTCGCGGAGCAGCTGGTCTCGTTCGCGCTCAGCGACGACCCGATCCACGACACCTCCAAGCCGCCGGTGGACCGGTTGTACGCGAGCCTGCGGCAGTTTCTCCCCGTGCCGGCCAACCGGCGTGGCTCCCTGCTGCTGTGGCTGGAACTGCTCACCCTGGCGCTCGGCCCGGACGCCAACGACGAAGTGCTGCAGATGATGCTGTCCGGGCGCGAGGAGTCCGTCGCGATCGCGCGGCGCTGGTTCACCGCGCTGGCCGAGGACGGCTGCACGCTTCGGGACACGCCGGAGGCGCTGGCCGGCCGGTTCTCGACCCTCGTGGACGGGCTGCAGCTCGGACTCCTGTTCGACCAGGAAGAAGCGGCGCTCGACCGGGCCGAGGACATGCTCCGGTGGTTCGCGGAGCAGTCCCTCGTCACGCCCGCGGACGAGAACGCAGGTCAGCGGTAA
- a CDS encoding ATP-grasp domain-containing protein produces the protein MTHDVFVLGLDEENESVLRRLPSAATCRFHGLLSPDELQHGEIDFEGLLAKAEQQLDDFDGKPAAIVTHWDFPAASLVPLLAQRYGLPHVPLEAVLKCEHKYWSRLEQQQVIDELPAFGVVDLDTSDPRPPEGVDFPMWLKPVKSFSSELAFQVRDEQSFGAAVAEIREGVGRVGSPFEAVLSRVELPPEIAEVGGAACLAEAAMHGIQAAVEGYVWKGDVRLYGALDSLDYPERSSFLCHRYPSQLPPETIGRMEEAARRVMRRIGFDNAAFSIEFFCDPQSGQVGLLEINPRHSQSHAELFELVHGTANHEIMVKLGLGEEPERRAPQGPYRVAGRWYLRRFSGDATVTRVPTEAEVADLCAELPGTTISVTPQQGQRLSDLPEQDSYSFELAELVIGAESPEEMESKYRRCAEQLHFEFEE, from the coding sequence ATGACCCACGACGTCTTCGTGCTCGGACTGGACGAGGAGAACGAGAGCGTGCTGCGCCGGCTGCCGTCGGCAGCCACCTGCCGGTTCCACGGACTGCTCAGCCCGGACGAACTGCAGCACGGCGAGATCGACTTCGAGGGGCTGCTGGCGAAGGCCGAGCAGCAGCTGGACGACTTCGACGGGAAACCGGCCGCGATCGTCACCCACTGGGATTTCCCGGCGGCGAGCCTGGTGCCCCTGCTCGCGCAGCGGTACGGCCTGCCACACGTGCCGCTCGAAGCGGTGCTCAAGTGCGAGCACAAGTACTGGAGCCGGTTGGAACAGCAGCAGGTGATCGACGAGCTCCCCGCGTTCGGCGTCGTGGACCTGGACACGTCCGACCCCCGTCCGCCCGAGGGCGTGGACTTCCCGATGTGGCTCAAGCCGGTGAAGTCGTTCTCCTCGGAGCTGGCTTTCCAGGTACGTGACGAGCAGTCGTTCGGCGCGGCCGTGGCGGAGATCCGCGAGGGCGTCGGCCGGGTCGGTAGTCCGTTCGAGGCGGTGCTGAGCCGGGTCGAGCTGCCGCCGGAAATCGCCGAGGTGGGCGGCGCGGCGTGCCTGGCCGAAGCAGCGATGCACGGCATCCAGGCAGCGGTCGAAGGCTACGTGTGGAAGGGCGACGTGCGGCTCTACGGGGCGCTGGACTCGCTCGACTACCCCGAACGCTCGTCGTTCCTCTGCCACCGCTACCCGTCCCAGCTGCCCCCCGAGACGATCGGGCGGATGGAGGAGGCCGCCCGCCGGGTGATGCGCCGGATCGGTTTCGACAACGCGGCGTTCAGCATCGAGTTCTTCTGCGATCCGCAGTCGGGGCAGGTGGGCCTGCTGGAGATCAACCCGCGGCATTCCCAGTCGCACGCCGAACTGTTCGAGCTCGTGCACGGAACGGCCAACCACGAGATCATGGTCAAACTGGGGCTGGGCGAGGAACCCGAGCGCCGGGCCCCGCAGGGTCCCTACCGGGTCGCCGGCCGCTGGTACCTGCGCCGGTTCTCCGGTGACGCGACGGTGACCAGGGTCCCCACCGAAGCCGAGGTGGCTGATCTGTGCGCCGAGCTGCCCGGTACGACGATCTCGGTCACCCCGCAGCAGGGCCAGCGGCTGTCGGACCTTCCGGAGCAGGACAGCTACTCCTTCGAACTGGCCGAACTCGTGATCGGCGCCGAAAGCCCCGAGGAAATGGAGTCGAAATACCGCCGCTGCGCCGAGCAGCTGCACTTCGAATTCGAGGAATGA
- a CDS encoding hemerythrin domain-containing protein, producing MTTQTEADLVTVITEDHRAVERVFTELENEPRAGNRKEVTDHVIAELVRHSVAEEQYMYPAARKYLDDGDSIADHEVEEHAEAEKLMKQLERKEPGDPEFEPLLRKLIGDIRHHIEDEEGDLLPQLRKACSPEELHRLGEQVLAAKKIAPTRPHPAAPNKPPANLVLGPGAAFVDKIRDTLSGRPS from the coding sequence ATGACGACGCAGACCGAGGCTGATCTGGTCACCGTGATCACCGAGGACCACCGCGCGGTGGAACGCGTGTTCACCGAGCTGGAGAACGAACCGCGAGCAGGCAATCGCAAGGAGGTCACCGACCACGTGATCGCCGAGCTGGTCCGGCATTCGGTGGCCGAGGAGCAGTACATGTACCCGGCCGCGCGCAAGTACCTCGACGACGGCGACAGCATCGCCGACCACGAGGTCGAGGAGCACGCGGAGGCCGAGAAGCTGATGAAGCAGCTCGAACGCAAGGAACCGGGCGACCCCGAGTTCGAGCCGCTGCTGCGCAAGCTGATCGGCGACATCCGCCACCACATCGAGGACGAGGAGGGCGATCTGCTGCCGCAGCTGCGCAAGGCCTGCTCCCCCGAGGAACTGCACCGGCTCGGCGAACAGGTGCTGGCGGCGAAGAAGATCGCGCCGACCCGCCCGCATCCGGCGGCACCGAACAAGCCGCCGGCGAACCTGGTGCTCGGTCCCGGCGCCGCGTTCGTGGACAAGATCCGGGACACACTCAGCGGACGGCCGAGCTGA
- a CDS encoding DMT family transporter — protein MSPWWPAIPAAVAGSIAFGATGALQHRAARRTGERGAVRVGILRSLAAQPMWVASLAVNAAGVVLQWIALSTAPLVLVQPLLALGLVFAVLVSGVLARRRPDRVVVAGTGLTVAGIAAFLVLARPTAGSDRPTLAVIAPSAAVLGVVLALCVAIAVRHRGQPRALALGTATGVLFGVTACLAKLAAADFTHGLGTALSGWPLYAVAGCGITGFLMSQNAFRAEIAMAPALALMLSLDPLVSVLVGALWLGEGFRHDLPALAGEASALVVLLAGIAVLSTRAPQAVRAQR, from the coding sequence GTGAGCCCCTGGTGGCCGGCGATACCCGCGGCGGTGGCCGGGTCGATCGCGTTCGGCGCGACCGGGGCGCTGCAGCACCGGGCGGCGCGGCGGACCGGGGAACGCGGCGCCGTCCGCGTCGGAATCCTGCGGTCGCTGGCCGCGCAGCCGATGTGGGTCGCCTCGCTGGCGGTCAACGCGGCGGGTGTCGTGCTGCAATGGATCGCGCTGAGCACCGCGCCCCTGGTGCTGGTGCAGCCGTTGCTCGCGCTCGGGCTGGTGTTCGCCGTGCTGGTCAGCGGTGTGCTCGCCCGGCGGCGTCCGGATCGCGTCGTGGTCGCCGGAACCGGGCTGACTGTCGCAGGGATCGCCGCGTTCCTGGTGCTGGCCCGGCCCACTGCGGGCAGCGACCGGCCGACGCTGGCTGTGATCGCGCCGTCCGCCGCGGTGCTCGGCGTGGTTCTCGCGCTGTGCGTGGCGATCGCCGTCCGCCATCGCGGCCAGCCGCGTGCGCTGGCCCTCGGGACGGCGACCGGCGTGCTGTTCGGGGTGACCGCGTGTCTGGCCAAACTCGCCGCCGCGGACTTCACCCACGGCCTCGGCACCGCGCTGAGCGGCTGGCCCCTCTACGCGGTCGCCGGCTGCGGAATCACCGGATTCCTCATGAGCCAGAACGCTTTTCGCGCCGAGATCGCGATGGCGCCGGCACTCGCCCTGATGCTCTCGCTCGACCCGCTGGTCAGCGTGCTGGTCGGGGCGTTGTGGCTGGGCGAAGGGTTCCGCCACGATCTGCCCGCGCTCGCCGGGGAGGCGAGTGCCCTGGTCGTGCTGCTCGCCGGGATCGCGGTGCTGAGCACCCGCGCGCCCCAGGCCGTGCGCGCGCAGCGGTGA
- a CDS encoding AI-2E family transporter, which yields MADAPAHGSGPRLSAGGLRRAAVVSGEVLLVLLALWAVRAAVAELSFVVVPVGFAILLAAFLQPVVSRLVRIGLPRRLAAALAILLGVVLVGGLLTLVAFTVANQLPRFGDQLGHTVDSARTWLRDGPWHVGDRQLEGLLHRGQTWLTEHQQALVSGTIGLFGTVTELLAGALLAIVTLALTLSGGPRMWSFALRALRPATAGLVDEAARLAFRGVVHYVRTTALIALLDALGIGIGLAVLRVPLALPLAVLVFLGAFVPYVGAFVSGTLSVLVALLGNGWVTALIMLAVVLGVQQLEGQVLQPLLTGTNVRLHPLVVLLGIAVGGTEAGIPGAIFAVPLVAAGHAVVRVLARHHGAAGTVILVAESEEVIPDEVSEALRRAGFATLFADGSGDGLLETLETQGRYGLLGWGEGAGTVLTAAGRHPERVHAVVCRSAYPGLGRNAVRAPVLVLAGGPVAGPASAWFREHLAGLPT from the coding sequence ATGGCCGACGCACCAGCGCACGGATCGGGGCCGCGGCTCAGTGCCGGCGGGCTGCGGCGGGCTGCGGTCGTCTCCGGGGAGGTGCTGCTCGTCCTGCTCGCCTTGTGGGCGGTGCGGGCGGCCGTCGCCGAGCTGAGTTTCGTCGTGGTTCCGGTGGGGTTCGCGATCCTGCTCGCGGCGTTTCTGCAGCCGGTGGTGAGCCGGCTGGTCCGGATCGGGCTGCCGCGGCGGCTCGCGGCCGCGCTCGCCATCCTGCTCGGCGTCGTGCTGGTCGGCGGGCTGCTCACGCTGGTCGCGTTCACCGTGGCGAACCAGCTGCCACGGTTCGGCGACCAGCTCGGGCACACCGTGGACAGCGCCCGGACGTGGTTGCGGGACGGGCCGTGGCACGTCGGCGACCGGCAGCTGGAAGGTCTGCTGCATCGCGGGCAGACCTGGCTCACCGAACATCAGCAGGCACTGGTGTCCGGCACGATCGGCCTGTTCGGCACGGTGACCGAACTGCTCGCCGGCGCGCTGCTGGCGATCGTGACACTGGCGCTGACGCTCTCGGGCGGTCCGCGGATGTGGTCGTTCGCCCTGCGGGCGCTGCGGCCCGCTACCGCCGGACTGGTCGACGAGGCGGCGCGGCTGGCCTTCCGCGGCGTCGTGCACTACGTCCGCACCACGGCCCTCATCGCCCTGCTCGACGCGCTGGGCATCGGCATCGGGCTCGCGGTACTCCGGGTTCCGCTGGCGCTGCCGCTGGCCGTGCTCGTCTTCCTCGGCGCGTTCGTGCCCTACGTGGGCGCGTTCGTCAGCGGCACGCTCTCGGTCCTGGTGGCGTTGCTCGGCAACGGGTGGGTGACGGCGCTCATCATGCTGGCCGTGGTCCTCGGCGTGCAGCAGCTGGAAGGACAGGTGCTGCAGCCGTTGCTCACCGGCACCAACGTTCGTCTGCACCCGCTGGTGGTGCTGCTCGGGATCGCCGTCGGTGGCACCGAAGCCGGTATCCCGGGCGCGATCTTCGCGGTGCCGCTGGTCGCGGCCGGGCACGCCGTCGTCCGCGTGCTGGCGCGGCACCACGGGGCAGCCGGGACGGTCATTCTCGTCGCCGAGTCCGAAGAGGTCATTCCGGACGAAGTGTCGGAAGCCTTGCGGCGAGCCGGTTTCGCGACCCTGTTCGCCGATGGGTCCGGCGACGGACTGCTCGAAACGCTCGAAACGCAGGGCCGATACGGCCTGCTGGGCTGGGGTGAGGGCGCGGGCACCGTGCTCACCGCTGCCGGACGACACCCGGAGCGGGTGCACGCCGTGGTCTGCCGGTCCGCGTATCCCGGGCTGGGCAGGAACGCCGTGCGGGCTCCGGTGCTGGTGCTGGCCGGTGGTCCGGTCGCGGGGCCGGCGAGCGCGTGGTTTCGCGAGCACCTCGCGGGTTTACCCACGTGA